A region from the Variovorax sp. RKNM96 genome encodes:
- a CDS encoding GlxA family transcriptional regulator, whose amino-acid sequence MLTTKTIAILAMPGVQLLDVSGPLDVFAEANVQARTEAYRLRVIASQPGAIRSSSGVRLMPDAVIGEDIGEPIHTLLVAGTPHAASAATNLDVTAWLRELTPKARRFGSVCSGAFVLAQAGLLNGRRVTTHWAVADQLVQAFPAVQVDADAIHVRDGRLRTAAGVTAGLDLSLALVEEDLGREIAMKVAAQLVMFFKRPGGQMQFSRKGEAAPTGRSALQEVQRWIAANPAEDHSVAHLAERMSLSPRHFARLFTQEVGATPAAWVEGIRVSAARRLLEAGDAAPKQVAAQCGFADADTLRRAFQRQVGITPAEYRKRYAHAVG is encoded by the coding sequence ATGCTCACCACGAAGACCATCGCGATCCTCGCCATGCCCGGCGTCCAGTTGCTGGACGTCTCCGGCCCGCTCGACGTGTTCGCCGAGGCGAACGTGCAGGCGCGCACCGAGGCCTACCGGCTGCGCGTGATCGCGAGCCAGCCCGGAGCGATCCGCAGTTCATCGGGGGTGCGGCTCATGCCCGACGCCGTCATCGGCGAGGACATCGGCGAACCGATCCACACGCTTCTCGTGGCGGGCACGCCGCATGCCGCGAGCGCGGCGACCAACCTCGACGTCACCGCATGGCTGCGCGAGCTCACGCCCAAGGCGCGCCGTTTCGGCTCGGTCTGCAGCGGCGCATTCGTGCTGGCGCAGGCGGGGTTGCTCAACGGCAGGCGGGTCACGACGCACTGGGCAGTGGCCGATCAATTGGTGCAGGCCTTCCCCGCAGTGCAGGTCGATGCCGATGCGATCCACGTGCGCGATGGGCGCCTTCGCACGGCCGCCGGCGTGACGGCGGGCCTCGACCTGTCGCTGGCGCTCGTCGAGGAAGACCTCGGCCGCGAGATCGCCATGAAGGTCGCCGCCCAACTCGTGATGTTCTTCAAGCGCCCCGGTGGCCAGATGCAGTTCAGCCGCAAGGGCGAAGCTGCGCCCACCGGCCGATCGGCCCTGCAGGAGGTGCAGCGCTGGATCGCAGCGAACCCCGCGGAGGACCACAGCGTTGCCCACCTGGCCGAACGCATGAGCCTGAGCCCTCGCCACTTCGCGCGGCTGTTCACACAAGAGGTCGGGGCCACACCTGCAGCCTGGGTGGAAGGGATTCGCGTCTCCGCCGCACGCCGGCTGCTCGAGGCCGGCGATGCCGCGCCGAAGCAGGTGGCCGCCCAATGTGGATTTGCCGATGCCGACACATTGCGGCGCGCGTTCCAGCGCCAGGTCGGCATCACGCCGGCGGAGTACCGCAAGCGCTACGCGCACGCCGTCGGCTGA
- a CDS encoding HD domain-containing protein, which translates to MTTTIEGVRIPDSKLAGEITELVRDTAPSLLFHHSSRVYYFGALAGKHRGLTFDPELLYAGAMFHDMGLVKAHSSANERFEVDGANVARDFLRGHGISQQDVDLVWTAIALHTTPGIPQHMHPVVALVTAGVEMDVLGLTYPEYSEAERTQVVHAHPRTEHFKEDIIQAFYDGIKHKPETTFGNVKADVIADKEPHFHRGNFCSVIRCSAWHG; encoded by the coding sequence TTGACGACAACGATCGAAGGGGTCCGCATCCCCGACAGCAAGCTCGCAGGCGAGATCACCGAACTGGTCCGCGACACGGCGCCCTCGCTGCTGTTTCACCACTCCAGCCGCGTCTATTACTTCGGCGCACTGGCCGGCAAGCACCGCGGCCTGACCTTCGACCCGGAGCTGCTTTATGCAGGCGCGATGTTCCACGACATGGGGCTGGTGAAGGCGCACAGCAGCGCGAACGAGCGCTTCGAGGTCGACGGGGCGAATGTGGCGCGCGACTTTCTTCGCGGCCACGGGATCTCGCAACAGGACGTCGACCTGGTCTGGACCGCGATCGCGCTGCACACGACGCCGGGGATTCCGCAGCACATGCATCCGGTCGTGGCGCTGGTGACGGCCGGCGTCGAGATGGACGTGCTGGGACTGACCTATCCGGAGTACAGCGAAGCCGAGCGCACGCAGGTCGTGCATGCGCACCCGCGCACCGAGCACTTCAAGGAAGACATCATCCAGGCCTTCTACGATGGCATCAAGCACAAGCCGGAGACCACCTTCGGCAACGTGAAGGCCGATGTGATCGCGGACAAGGAGCCGCATTTCCATCGCGGCAATTTCTGCAGCGTGATTCGCTGTTCAGCCTGGCACGGCTGA
- the rplQ gene encoding 50S ribosomal protein L17, producing the protein MRHGHGLRKLNRTSSHRLAMLQNMMNSLIEHEVIKTTVPKAKELRRVIEPMITLAKKPTLANKRLAFDRLRDRDSVVKLFADLGPRFAARPGGYTRILKMGFRVGDNAPMALVELVDRPEIKEADAAQGAAE; encoded by the coding sequence ATGCGTCACGGACACGGACTTCGCAAACTCAACCGCACCAGCTCGCACCGCCTTGCGATGCTGCAGAACATGATGAATTCGCTCATCGAGCACGAAGTCATCAAGACCACGGTCCCCAAGGCCAAGGAACTGCGCCGCGTCATCGAACCGATGATCACGCTCGCCAAGAAGCCCACGCTCGCCAACAAGCGCCTGGCCTTCGACCGCCTGCGCGACCGCGACAGCGTCGTCAAGCTCTTCGCCGATCTGGGCCCGCGTTTCGCGGCACGTCCGGGCGGCTACACGCGCATCCTGAAAATGGGTTTCCGCGTGGGCGACAACGCGCCGATGGCTCTGGTCGAACTGGTCGACCGTCCTGAAATTAAAGAAGCAGATGCCGCGCAAGGCGCTGCAGAATAA
- the rpoA gene encoding DNA-directed RNA polymerase subunit alpha, translated as MQTTLLKPKTIQVEQLAANKAKVTLEPFERGYGHTLGNALRRVLLSSMVGYSATEVTIAGVLHEYSSIDGVQEDVVNILLNLKGVVFKLHNRDEVTLSLRKDGEGPVLASDIQTPHDVEIINPDHVIAHLSQGGKLDMQIKVEKGRGYVPGTMRRYADEPTKSIGRIVLDASFSPVKRVSYTVESARVEQRTDLDKLLVEIETNGAITAEDAVRASAKILVEQLAVFAQLEGGELAAFDAPAPRSAQQFDPILLRPVDELELTVRSANCLKAENIYYIGDLIQRTENELLKTPNLGRKSLNEIKEVLASRGLTLGMKLESWPPAGLDKR; from the coding sequence ATGCAAACCACCCTGCTGAAACCCAAGACCATCCAGGTCGAGCAACTTGCCGCCAACAAGGCGAAGGTCACGCTCGAGCCTTTCGAGCGCGGCTACGGCCACACGCTCGGCAACGCGCTGCGTCGCGTTCTGCTGTCGTCCATGGTCGGCTATTCGGCCACCGAAGTCACGATCGCTGGCGTTCTGCATGAGTACTCGTCAATCGACGGCGTGCAGGAAGATGTCGTCAACATCCTTCTGAATCTCAAGGGCGTGGTGTTCAAGCTCCACAACCGCGACGAAGTCACGCTGAGCCTGCGCAAGGACGGCGAAGGCCCGGTCCTAGCATCGGACATCCAGACCCCGCACGACGTCGAGATCATCAACCCCGACCACGTGATCGCGCACCTGTCGCAAGGCGGCAAGCTCGACATGCAGATCAAGGTCGAAAAGGGTCGCGGCTATGTGCCCGGCACGATGCGCCGCTACGCCGACGAGCCGACCAAGTCGATTGGCCGCATCGTTCTCGACGCGTCGTTCTCGCCCGTCAAGCGCGTGAGCTACACGGTCGAAAGCGCCCGCGTCGAACAGCGTACCGACCTGGACAAGCTCCTGGTCGAGATCGAAACCAACGGTGCCATCACCGCTGAAGATGCAGTTCGCGCCTCGGCTAAAATCCTGGTCGAGCAGCTCGCAGTGTTCGCGCAGCTCGAAGGCGGCGAACTGGCTGCATTTGATGCACCGGCACCGCGCAGCGCACAGCAATTCGATCCGATCCTGCTGCGCCCTGTCGACGAGCTCGAGCTCACCGTGCGTTCGGCCAACTGCCTGAAGGCCGAGAACATCTACTACATCGGTGACCTGATCCAGCGCACCGAGAACGAGTTGCTCAAGACCCCCAACCTGGGTCGCAAGTCGCTCAACGAAATCAAGGAAGTCCTCGCTTCGCGCGGCCTGACCTTGGGTATGAAGCTTGAAAGCTGGCCGCCGGCCGGTCTCGACAAGCGTTGA
- the rpsD gene encoding 30S ribosomal protein S4 yields MARYLGPKAKLSRREGTDLFLKSARRSIQDKAKFDSKPGQHGRTSGQRTSDYGLQLREKQKVKRMYGVLEKQFRRYFEEADRRRGNTGANLLFILESRLDNVVYRMGFGSTRAEARQLVSHKAITVNGQSVNIPSYLVKTGDVIAVRDKSKKQNRIVEALQLAQQVGIPAWVDVNADKAEGTFKKVPDRDEFAADINESLIVELYSR; encoded by the coding sequence GTGGCACGCTACCTCGGCCCCAAGGCCAAACTTTCCCGCCGTGAAGGCACCGACCTGTTCCTGAAGAGCGCCCGTCGTTCGATTCAAGACAAGGCCAAGTTCGATTCCAAGCCCGGCCAGCACGGTCGCACTTCGGGTCAGCGCACCTCGGACTACGGTCTGCAACTGCGTGAAAAGCAGAAGGTCAAGCGCATGTACGGTGTGCTGGAAAAGCAATTCCGCCGCTACTTCGAAGAAGCCGATCGCCGCCGTGGCAACACTGGCGCCAACCTGCTGTTCATCCTCGAATCGCGCCTGGACAACGTCGTCTACCGCATGGGCTTCGGCTCGACCCGCGCTGAAGCACGCCAACTCGTGTCGCACAAGGCGATCACGGTGAACGGCCAGTCGGTCAACATCCCGTCGTACCTGGTCAAGACCGGCGACGTGATCGCCGTGCGCGACAAGTCGAAGAAGCAGAACCGCATTGTCGAAGCCCTTCAACTCGCCCAGCAAGTCGGTATCCCGGCCTGGGTCGATGTGAACGCCGACAAGGCTGAAGGTACCTTCAAGAAGGTGCCCGATCGCGACGAATTCGCAGCCGACATCAACGAATCGCTGATCGTCGAACTGTATTCGCGTTGA
- the rpsK gene encoding 30S ribosomal protein S11 translates to MAKAPANNAAQRVRKKVRKNVADGIAHVHASFNNTIITITDRQGNALSWASSGGQGFKGSRKSTPFAAQVASEVAGRAAVEQGIKNLDVEIKGPGPGRESSVRALAALGIRINSIADVTPVPHNGCRPQKRRRI, encoded by the coding sequence ATGGCTAAAGCACCTGCAAACAACGCCGCACAGCGCGTTCGCAAGAAGGTTCGCAAGAACGTTGCGGACGGTATCGCCCACGTGCATGCCTCGTTCAACAACACCATCATCACGATCACCGATCGCCAGGGCAACGCCCTGTCGTGGGCTTCGTCGGGTGGCCAGGGCTTCAAGGGCTCGCGCAAGTCGACCCCGTTCGCTGCGCAGGTCGCTTCCGAAGTGGCCGGCCGTGCTGCTGTCGAACAAGGTATCAAGAACCTCGACGTCGAGATCAAGGGCCCGGGCCCCGGTCGCGAATCGTCAGTGCGCGCACTGGCTGCGCTCGGCATCCGGATCAATTCCATTGCCGACGTGACGCCCGTTCCGCACAACGGCTGCCGTCCCCAGAAGCGTCGCCGCATCTGA
- the rpsM gene encoding 30S ribosomal protein S13 yields MARIAGINIPPHKHAEIGLTAIFGIGRTRARQICEASGIEYSKKIKDLTDADLEKIRDQIALFTIEGDLRRETTMNIKRLMDIGCYRGFRHRRGLPMRGQRTRTNARTRKGPRKAAQSLKK; encoded by the coding sequence ATGGCACGTATTGCTGGCATCAACATCCCGCCGCACAAGCACGCTGAAATCGGCCTGACCGCCATTTTCGGTATCGGTCGCACCCGCGCCCGTCAAATCTGCGAAGCGAGCGGCATCGAATATTCGAAGAAGATCAAGGATCTGACCGACGCCGATCTCGAGAAGATCCGCGATCAGATCGCTCTGTTCACGATCGAAGGCGATCTGCGTCGCGAGACGACGATGAACATCAAGCGTTTGATGGACATCGGCTGCTATCGCGGCTTCCGTCACCGTCGCGGCCTGCCGATGCGCGGCCAGCGCACGCGCACCAATGCCCGCACCCGCAAGGGTCCGCGCAAGGCTGCGCAGTCCCTGAAGAAATAA
- the rpmJ gene encoding 50S ribosomal protein L36, translating to MRVSASVKTICRNCKVIRRKGVVRVICTDPRHKQRQG from the coding sequence ATGAGAGTTTCGGCTTCGGTCAAAACCATCTGCCGTAATTGCAAGGTCATCCGCCGTAAAGGTGTGGTGCGTGTGATTTGCACCGACCCGCGCCACAAGCAGCGCCAGGGTTGA
- the secY gene encoding preprotein translocase subunit SecY gives MATNAATIAKTGKFGDLRRRLVFLLLALVVYRIGAHIPVPGINPDQLAALFQGQQGGILSLFNMFSGGALSRFTVFALGIMPYISASIIMQLMTYVLPTFEQLKKEGEAGRRKITQYTRYGALGLALFQSFSIAVALESSAGLVIAPGFGFRLTAMVSLTAGSMFLMWLGEQITERGLGNGISILIFAGIAAGLPSAVAGLGSLVTTGAMNPIVALFIIAVVVLVTYFVVFVERGQRKILVNYARRQVGNKVYGGQSSHLPLKLNMAGVIPPIFASSIILLPATVVGWFSTGEGGFRWIKDIANALRPGEPIYVLLYAAAIVFFCFFYTALVFNSKETADNLKKSGAFIPGIRPGDQTARYIDKILVRLTLAGAVYITFVCLLPEFLILKYNVPFYFGGTSLLIIVVVTMDFMAQVQNYMMSQQYESLLKKANFKTS, from the coding sequence TCAACCCGGACCAGCTGGCTGCGCTCTTCCAGGGCCAGCAGGGCGGCATTCTGAGCCTGTTCAACATGTTCTCGGGCGGGGCGCTGTCGCGCTTCACCGTGTTCGCGTTGGGGATCATGCCGTACATCTCGGCGTCGATCATCATGCAGCTGATGACCTACGTTCTTCCGACCTTCGAGCAATTGAAGAAGGAAGGCGAGGCCGGCCGCCGCAAGATCACGCAGTACACGCGCTACGGCGCGCTCGGTCTGGCCCTGTTCCAGTCGTTCAGCATCGCAGTGGCCCTCGAATCTTCGGCCGGTCTGGTGATCGCCCCCGGTTTCGGCTTCCGCCTGACCGCGATGGTGAGCCTGACCGCAGGTTCGATGTTCCTGATGTGGCTCGGCGAGCAGATCACCGAACGCGGCTTGGGCAACGGCATCTCGATCCTGATCTTTGCAGGCATCGCGGCAGGTCTGCCGAGCGCCGTGGCAGGTCTGGGTTCGCTGGTGACCACCGGTGCGATGAATCCGATCGTCGCGCTCTTCATCATCGCGGTCGTGGTGCTGGTCACCTACTTCGTGGTGTTCGTCGAACGCGGCCAGCGCAAGATCCTCGTGAACTATGCGCGGCGCCAGGTCGGCAACAAGGTCTATGGCGGCCAGTCGTCGCACCTGCCCTTGAAGCTGAACATGGCCGGTGTGATCCCGCCGATCTTCGCCTCGTCGATCATCCTGCTGCCCGCAACGGTGGTTGGCTGGTTCAGTACCGGTGAAGGCGGCTTCCGCTGGATCAAGGACATTGCCAACGCACTGCGTCCGGGCGAGCCGATCTACGTGCTGCTGTACGCTGCCGCGATCGTTTTCTTCTGCTTCTTCTACACGGCACTCGTGTTCAACAGCAAGGAAACGGCCGACAACCTGAAGAAGAGTGGTGCATTCATTCCTGGCATTCGCCCGGGTGACCAGACCGCTCGCTATATCGACAAGATTCTGGTTCGCCTGACGTTGGCCGGCGCGGTGTACATCACCTTCGTCTGCCTGCTGCCCGAGTTCCTGATCCTGAAGTACAACGTGCCGTTCTACTTCGGTGGTACCTCCCTGCTGATCATCGTGGTCGTCACGATGGACTTCATGGCCCAGGTGCAAAACTACATGATGTCCCAGCAGTACGAATCGCTGCTGAAGAAGGCGAACTTCAAGACATCGTAG